One Streptomyces sp. L2 genomic window carries:
- a CDS encoding MogA/MoaB family molybdenum cofactor biosynthesis protein has translation MTQDASAGGTDRRALVVTASNRAAAGVYEDRGGPLIADALKRFGFAVDGPRVVPDGDPVEAALRAAVEAGYDVVVTTGGTGISPTDRTPEATCAVLDREVPGIAEAIRAYGRDKVPTAALSRGLAGVAGGTLIVNLPGSTGGVRDGLAVLEPLLVHAVEQIRGGDHPGPGTGGAS, from the coding sequence ATGACACAGGACGCGTCGGCCGGGGGCACGGACCGCCGCGCCCTGGTGGTGACGGCCTCCAACCGGGCCGCCGCCGGGGTCTACGAGGACCGCGGCGGCCCGCTGATCGCCGACGCCCTGAAGCGCTTCGGGTTCGCCGTGGACGGCCCCCGGGTCGTGCCCGACGGCGACCCCGTGGAGGCCGCCCTGCGCGCCGCCGTGGAGGCGGGCTACGACGTGGTCGTCACCACCGGCGGCACGGGCATCTCGCCCACCGACCGCACCCCGGAGGCCACCTGCGCGGTCCTGGACCGGGAGGTGCCGGGCATCGCGGAGGCGATCCGCGCGTACGGCCGCGACAAGGTGCCGACCGCCGCGCTCTCCCGGGGCCTGGCCGGGGTGGCCGGCGGCACGCTGATCGTCAACCTGCCCGGGTCCACCGGCGGGGTCCGCGACGGCCTCGCCGTCCTGGAGCCGCTGCTGGTCCATGCCGTCGAGCAGATCCGCGGCGGGGACCACCCCGGGCCCGGCACCGGGGGTGCGAGCTGA
- a CDS encoding GNAT family protein yields MLADAGVVLRPIRLRDQRVWREVNRRNRDWLRPWEATIPPPTPSGPIAHRPTYRQMVRHLRSEANSGRMLPFVIEYEGRLVGQLTVAGITWGSMCSGHVGYWVDESVAGRGVMPTAVALAVDHCFRAVGLHRIEVCIRPENRPSRRVVEKLGFREEGLRPRYLHIDGAWRDHMVFALTAEEVPDGLLTRWQRARSERAARHTSGRAPGNPEQLK; encoded by the coding sequence GTGCTGGCGGACGCGGGAGTCGTCCTCCGGCCGATAAGGCTGCGCGACCAGCGGGTCTGGCGCGAGGTGAACCGGCGCAACCGGGACTGGCTGCGCCCCTGGGAGGCGACGATCCCGCCGCCCACGCCGAGCGGGCCGATCGCGCACCGGCCGACCTACCGCCAGATGGTCCGCCACCTGCGCTCGGAGGCCAACTCCGGCCGGATGCTGCCCTTCGTCATCGAGTACGAGGGGCGGCTGGTCGGCCAGTTGACGGTCGCCGGGATCACCTGGGGGTCGATGTGCTCCGGGCACGTCGGCTACTGGGTGGACGAGTCGGTGGCCGGGCGCGGGGTGATGCCGACGGCCGTCGCGCTCGCCGTGGACCACTGTTTCCGTGCCGTCGGGCTGCACCGCATCGAGGTCTGCATTCGCCCCGAGAACCGGCCGAGCCGCCGGGTGGTGGAGAAACTCGGATTCCGCGAGGAGGGGCTGCGGCCGCGCTATCTGCACATCGACGGTGCCTGGCGCGACCACATGGTCTTCGCGCTCACCGCGGAAGAGGTGCCCGACGGTTTGCTCACCCGCTGGCAGCGGGCACGCTCCGAGAGGGCCGCGCGGCATACGAGCGGCAGGGCACCGGGCAATCCCGAGCAGCTCAAGTGA
- the glpR gene encoding gephyrin-like molybdotransferase receptor GlpR: MSSSGLIYAVIVGAWAAYLVPMWLRRQDELNEARPTERFSTAIRLLSGRAGMERRYAKDLRTRSAQEGEPDSGEPGAVTDSVDVRAFAMRPTRRQVRADADLPPVRRQARADTDLPPVRRQARADTDLPPVRRQARADTDLPPVRRQARADTDLPPARRQARADTDPKGSARPEPAQDETGAPAPAAPQAPSVPAQQRGPTPRRAPSAQSAAARARRSKVLARRRRTTVLLFLGFTVGAVVAAVGGLAFLWAPGVPAALLSAYIVYLRSQERRRFAYQMDRRRAEVAAQRLRERQPRRRTAAAAAVEAELGADEPDEGPATETHHTGTGMSALAADRRALVEQTDHAEWVDQQRERQRRPGHGDSWDPVPVPLPTYVTAPVAPRATSDVDLGAPGTWSSARSSAVIPEQDAAAPPAAEQPAASAAEDRPADGLPHARTRPRGGASSASPAASARRSRERGRTPLFDQYEDGDRPRAANE, from the coding sequence GTGAGCAGCAGCGGCCTCATCTACGCAGTAATCGTCGGGGCCTGGGCCGCCTACTTGGTGCCGATGTGGCTCCGTAGGCAGGACGAGCTGAACGAGGCCCGTCCGACGGAACGCTTCAGCACCGCCATCCGGCTGCTGTCCGGACGGGCGGGTATGGAGCGCCGGTACGCCAAGGACCTGCGGACGCGCTCCGCCCAGGAGGGGGAGCCGGATTCCGGCGAACCGGGCGCGGTCACCGACTCGGTGGACGTCCGGGCCTTCGCCATGCGCCCGACCCGCCGTCAGGTACGGGCGGACGCGGACCTGCCTCCGGTTCGCCGTCAGGCGCGGGCGGACACGGATCTGCCTCCGGTTCGCCGTCAGGCGCGGGCGGACACGGATCTGCCTCCGGTTCGCCGTCAGGCGCGGGCGGACACGGATCTGCCTCCGGTTCGCCGTCAGGCGCGGGCGGACACGGATCTGCCTCCGGCTCGCCGTCAGGCGCGGGCGGACACCGACCCCAAGGGGTCCGCGCGCCCGGAGCCGGCCCAGGACGAGACCGGCGCCCCGGCGCCGGCGGCCCCTCAAGCCCCGTCCGTCCCGGCGCAGCAGCGCGGGCCGACCCCGCGGCGCGCGCCCTCGGCGCAGTCGGCGGCAGCACGCGCCCGGCGCTCGAAGGTGCTCGCGCGCCGTCGGCGTACCACCGTGCTGCTCTTCCTCGGCTTCACGGTCGGCGCGGTCGTCGCCGCCGTCGGCGGACTCGCCTTCCTCTGGGCGCCCGGCGTCCCCGCCGCCCTGCTCAGCGCGTACATCGTCTACCTGCGCTCCCAGGAGCGCCGCCGCTTCGCCTACCAGATGGACCGCCGCCGCGCCGAGGTCGCGGCCCAGCGGCTGCGCGAGCGCCAGCCGCGCCGGCGCACGGCCGCGGCCGCGGCCGTCGAGGCGGAACTCGGCGCCGACGAACCGGACGAGGGCCCAGCCACCGAGACCCACCACACCGGCACCGGCATGTCCGCGCTCGCCGCCGACCGCCGCGCCCTCGTCGAGCAGACCGACCACGCCGAGTGGGTCGACCAGCAGCGCGAGCGGCAGCGCCGGCCCGGCCACGGCGACAGCTGGGACCCGGTACCGGTGCCGCTGCCGACGTACGTGACCGCGCCGGTCGCCCCGCGCGCCACCTCCGACGTCGACCTCGGCGCGCCCGGCACCTGGAGCTCGGCCCGCTCCAGCGCGGTCATCCCGGAACAGGACGCGGCGGCGCCGCCCGCGGCAGAGCAGCCCGCCGCCTCCGCCGCCGAGGACCGCCCGGCGGACGGCCTCCCGCACGCCCGCACCCGCCCTCGCGGCGGCGCCTCCTCCGCGTCCCCGGCCGCCTCGGCCCGCCGCTCACGCGAGCGCGGCCGTACCCCCCTCTTCGACCAGTACGAGGACGGCGACCGCCCCCGCGCCGCCAACGAGTGA
- a CDS encoding MFS transporter, whose amino-acid sequence MTSTPGKLPTGFARLWTAQTVSSLGDGVSHAALPLLALALTRDPMALAVVTAAGTLPWLLFGVLGGALVDRWDRRRTMWVMDAARAVLLAIPAAAAALDGLSIPLLTAVAFLLGLGGLFFDTAATAYLPELLGRDPELLERANSRLRGAQTAMSGFAGPPAGSALLALGRSVPLLTDAVSFLLSALLVRSLPATPRPVPEVRESLLRQARAGASYVFRDRLLLGLALRPAVGNIAFLAVETVLALFAHDRLGIDTYGFGLLLTAEATGGLLGAGIASRLGRRLGTGTALTCTAAVEGLAILGLAAAPNPYAAGLALAVCGAAMGATMVLGPSLRQAVVPPHLMGRVASTSRMLAMCAAPLGAFLGGWLATGYDIRTPLYTAAGLLLAMTAVTASMTNNRRVEAALRTATTTSTPNHPAPEEPAPESPATVS is encoded by the coding sequence GTGACCTCCACTCCCGGGAAGTTGCCGACCGGGTTCGCACGCCTGTGGACCGCGCAGACGGTGTCCTCACTCGGTGACGGGGTGTCGCACGCCGCGCTGCCGCTGCTCGCGCTGGCGCTGACGCGGGATCCCATGGCGCTCGCCGTCGTCACGGCCGCCGGGACGCTGCCGTGGCTGCTCTTCGGGGTGCTCGGCGGCGCACTGGTGGACCGCTGGGACCGCCGGCGCACGATGTGGGTCATGGACGCGGCGCGTGCGGTGCTGCTCGCGATACCCGCGGCGGCCGCGGCGCTCGACGGCCTGAGCATTCCGCTGCTCACGGCCGTCGCCTTCCTGCTCGGCCTCGGTGGACTCTTCTTCGACACGGCCGCCACGGCCTATCTGCCGGAGCTGCTCGGCCGCGACCCCGAGCTCCTGGAGCGGGCCAACTCGCGTCTGCGCGGAGCCCAGACCGCCATGTCCGGCTTCGCGGGGCCACCCGCGGGCAGTGCGCTGCTCGCACTCGGACGGTCGGTTCCGCTGCTCACCGACGCGGTGTCGTTCCTGCTCTCCGCGCTACTCGTACGGTCGCTTCCCGCCACCCCCCGGCCCGTGCCGGAGGTCCGGGAGTCGCTGCTCCGGCAGGCGCGCGCCGGGGCCTCGTACGTCTTCCGGGACCGGCTGCTGCTCGGGCTCGCGCTCCGCCCGGCGGTCGGGAACATCGCCTTCCTCGCGGTGGAGACCGTCCTCGCCCTCTTCGCGCACGACCGCCTCGGCATCGACACCTACGGCTTCGGCCTGCTCCTCACGGCGGAGGCCACCGGCGGCCTGCTCGGCGCGGGCATCGCCTCCCGGCTCGGCCGACGACTCGGCACCGGCACGGCACTGACCTGCACGGCCGCCGTCGAGGGGCTCGCCATCCTGGGCCTCGCCGCTGCCCCGAACCCGTACGCGGCCGGGCTGGCGCTCGCCGTCTGCGGAGCCGCCATGGGCGCCACGATGGTGCTCGGCCCCTCCCTCCGGCAGGCCGTCGTCCCGCCCCACCTCATGGGCCGGGTCGCCTCCACCTCCCGCATGCTGGCCATGTGCGCCGCCCCCCTCGGGGCCTTCCTCGGCGGCTGGCTGGCCACCGGCTACGACATCCGCACACCGCTCTACACCGCCGCCGGCCTCCTCCTCGCGATGACGGCCGTCACGGCATCCATGACCAACAACCGCCGAGTCGAAGCGGCCCTGCGCACCGCCACCACGACCAGCACCCCGAACCACCCGGCACCCGAGGAACCCGCCCCGGAGAGCCCGGCCACCGTGTCGTGA
- a CDS encoding winged helix-turn-helix domain-containing protein encodes MPTDDLPDLPDLPDPPETFHVTTDEQLRAVSNLTRHRIMAVLRFEPATITQIAERVGLAKGSSSYHVRLLERAGLVKVVRTRKVRGVTERYYAMAARSIVLPDPGEGGPDVLMRHAVADLEESLADADRLVRMAHLRLTDEQFAELKARLHALADEYRELSDPSLPDTSLVFALFHPASRGRTEGDAK; translated from the coding sequence ATGCCGACCGACGATCTCCCTGATCTCCCGGATCTCCCTGATCCCCCCGAGACGTTTCACGTCACGACGGACGAACAACTGCGCGCCGTCTCCAATCTGACGCGCCACCGGATCATGGCCGTGCTGCGTTTCGAGCCGGCGACGATCACGCAGATCGCCGAGCGCGTGGGCCTCGCGAAGGGGAGTTCCAGCTACCACGTGCGGCTGCTGGAGCGGGCCGGCCTGGTGAAGGTCGTACGGACGCGGAAGGTGCGGGGTGTCACCGAGCGGTACTACGCGATGGCCGCGCGGTCCATCGTGCTGCCGGACCCGGGCGAGGGCGGGCCGGACGTGCTGATGCGGCACGCGGTCGCGGACCTGGAGGAGTCGCTGGCGGATGCCGACCGGCTCGTACGGATGGCGCATCTGCGGCTCACCGACGAGCAGTTCGCGGAGCTGAAGGCCCGGCTGCACGCGCTGGCGGACGAGTACCGGGAGCTGTCCGATCCGTCCCTGCCGGACACGTCACTCGTCTTCGCGCTGTTCCACCCGGCATCGCGCGGGCGGACCGAGGGGGACGCCAAGTGA
- a CDS encoding alpha/beta hydrolase, with protein MPAQRTSRLRTATVTAAASLLVALSAQTASATPHATAASHGRWHEKVVTVPASPAPGPKSTKELHVLEVGPADAGRVLVLIPGRGEAAGGLRQDAEHLSRTVPGLQVWVIDRREQGLADLSGFKGDAASATDYYLSGRYRAQTSATASYEADWGLATELNDVRRVVKRASDDGRRKVILGGHSLGATAVLDYAAWDFDGTPGYRDLSGLMVIDGGVRNALSGAGIDFSLTKDQEDTWRQQITDGAVFDNATSVYTGFGDSPEGAALWYQLAAKWALQDPHGPSVLADKVPAAHRPDRPVTNAGLLGWMVDQHAPLPGYSVHSGHLDDQGDWVDDGKTPLASVARAFADPQLAAWEWYSPNRLALDYFAGAAFTDDAVARAQGLRLFHTKDIDIPLYVFQSDLTHGTAGQAARDLASDTRIPRVDVTTDESMTHLDILFATPSKNTFLTSATEFLGTINP; from the coding sequence ATGCCCGCCCAGCGCACCTCCCGTCTGCGCACCGCCACCGTGACGGCTGCCGCCTCCCTCCTGGTCGCCCTGTCGGCCCAGACCGCCTCGGCCACCCCGCACGCCACCGCCGCCTCGCACGGCCGCTGGCACGAGAAGGTCGTCACCGTCCCCGCCAGCCCCGCCCCCGGCCCCAAGAGCACCAAGGAACTGCACGTGCTGGAGGTCGGCCCCGCCGACGCCGGCCGGGTCCTGGTGCTGATCCCCGGCCGGGGCGAGGCAGCGGGCGGCCTGCGCCAGGACGCCGAGCACCTGTCCCGCACCGTGCCCGGACTCCAGGTGTGGGTGATCGACCGCCGCGAACAGGGCCTGGCCGACCTCAGCGGCTTCAAGGGCGACGCGGCCTCCGCGACCGACTACTACCTCTCCGGCCGCTACCGCGCCCAGACCTCCGCCACCGCCTCGTACGAGGCCGACTGGGGCCTGGCGACCGAGCTGAACGACGTCCGCCGGGTGGTGAAGCGGGCCTCCGACGACGGCCGCCGCAAGGTGATCCTGGGGGGTCACTCGCTGGGCGCCACCGCCGTACTCGACTACGCGGCCTGGGACTTCGACGGCACCCCCGGCTACCGGGACCTGTCCGGCCTGATGGTCATCGACGGCGGCGTGCGCAACGCGCTCAGCGGCGCCGGCATCGACTTCAGCCTCACCAAGGACCAGGAGGACACCTGGCGGCAGCAGATCACCGACGGCGCCGTCTTCGACAACGCCACCAGCGTCTACACCGGCTTCGGCGACTCCCCCGAGGGCGCCGCCCTGTGGTACCAGCTGGCCGCCAAGTGGGCCCTGCAGGACCCGCACGGCCCGTCCGTCCTCGCCGACAAGGTGCCCGCCGCCCACCGCCCCGACCGGCCCGTCACCAACGCCGGGCTGCTCGGCTGGATGGTGGACCAGCACGCCCCGCTGCCCGGCTACTCCGTGCACTCCGGCCACCTCGACGACCAGGGCGACTGGGTCGACGACGGCAAGACCCCGCTCGCCTCGGTCGCCCGCGCGTTCGCCGACCCGCAGCTCGCGGCCTGGGAGTGGTACTCCCCCAACCGCCTGGCCCTCGACTACTTCGCCGGCGCCGCCTTCACCGACGACGCGGTGGCCCGCGCCCAGGGCCTGCGCCTGTTCCACACCAAGGACATCGACATCCCGCTCTACGTCTTCCAGTCCGACCTCACCCACGGCACGGCCGGCCAGGCCGCCCGCGACCTGGCCTCCGACACCCGCATCCCCCGCGTGGACGTCACCACGGACGAGTCGATGACCCACCTGGACATCCTCTTCGCCACCCCGTCCAAGAACACGTTCCTCACCTCGGCGACCGAGTTCCTGGGCACGATCAACCCCTGA
- a CDS encoding carboxymuconolactone decarboxylase family protein — MTTQTTETTATAQAPQADQPAQSGTARYDRGIELLTNAYGAEATEQTVAYLDTLSPDYSRYLVEACFGDVYGREAIDQRRREVVNVIALTSLGGLDGQLERHLEAALSLGTSPREIVETMFHLSLIVGHPRANAALAVAKQVFDRLGLDPVKAA, encoded by the coding sequence ATGACCACGCAGACGACCGAGACCACCGCGACCGCCCAGGCCCCGCAGGCCGACCAGCCCGCCCAGTCCGGCACCGCCCGCTACGACCGCGGCATCGAACTGCTCACCAACGCCTACGGCGCCGAGGCGACCGAGCAGACGGTGGCCTACCTCGACACCCTCAGCCCCGACTACTCGCGGTACCTGGTCGAGGCCTGCTTCGGTGACGTGTACGGCCGTGAGGCGATCGACCAGCGGCGCCGCGAAGTCGTGAACGTCATCGCGCTGACCTCGCTGGGCGGTCTGGACGGGCAGCTGGAGCGGCACCTGGAGGCCGCGCTGTCGCTCGGCACCTCGCCGCGGGAGATCGTGGAGACGATGTTCCACCTCAGTCTGATCGTCGGGCACCCGCGCGCGAACGCCGCGCTGGCGGTGGCGAAGCAGGTCTTCGACCGGCTGGGTCTGGACCCGGTGAAGGCGGCCTAG
- a CDS encoding helix-turn-helix transcriptional regulator, with amino-acid sequence MDRGRELSEFLRTRRERLQPEDVGLPRTGRRRAAGLRRSEVAQLSGVSVDYYVRIEQGRGRNPSPEVLTAIGRALRLDEHELRHLLTLADAPVPAPRGRQRTEERVRPGVQRLLEALSQTTPALVLGHRMDVLAFNPLAAALLKDVGALVPGRRNMLRTVFLDPRSRTFYREWDRIARESIARLRVICGAYPDDPQLAALVGELAVKSEEFRQLWSRYDVSGKLFGRKEFQHSDVGPLTLDFEALTLPDGADQQLVTYTAEPGSDSAQGLRLLAVVAAELVVDVREERGEREEREVAGG; translated from the coding sequence ATGGACCGAGGCCGAGAACTCTCCGAATTCCTGCGCACCCGGCGCGAACGCCTGCAGCCGGAGGACGTCGGGCTGCCCCGCACCGGCCGGCGCCGCGCCGCCGGGCTGCGCCGCTCGGAGGTGGCCCAGCTCTCCGGCGTGAGCGTCGACTACTACGTGCGCATCGAGCAGGGCAGGGGCCGTAACCCCTCCCCGGAGGTGCTCACCGCGATCGGCCGGGCGCTCCGCCTCGACGAGCACGAACTGCGCCACCTGCTCACCCTGGCCGACGCCCCGGTCCCCGCCCCGCGCGGGCGGCAGCGGACCGAGGAACGGGTACGGCCCGGTGTGCAGCGGCTGCTGGAGGCGCTGTCGCAGACGACGCCCGCGCTGGTACTGGGCCACCGGATGGACGTGCTCGCCTTCAACCCCCTGGCCGCCGCCCTGCTCAAGGACGTCGGCGCTCTCGTGCCCGGCCGGCGGAACATGCTGCGGACCGTCTTCCTCGATCCGCGCTCGCGCACGTTCTACCGGGAGTGGGACCGCATCGCCCGTGAGTCCATCGCCCGGCTGCGGGTGATCTGCGGCGCCTACCCCGACGATCCGCAACTCGCCGCCCTCGTCGGTGAACTCGCCGTCAAGAGCGAGGAGTTCCGGCAGCTGTGGTCGCGCTACGACGTGAGCGGAAAGCTGTTCGGCCGCAAGGAGTTCCAGCACTCGGACGTCGGCCCGCTCACCCTCGACTTCGAGGCGCTCACCCTCCCCGACGGCGCCGACCAGCAACTGGTCACGTACACGGCGGAGCCGGGCAGCGACTCGGCCCAGGGGCTGCGGCTGCTCGCCGTGGTCGCCGCCGAGCTGGTGGTGGACGTGCGCGAGGAGCGGGGGGAGCGGGAGGAGCGGGAGGTGGCGGGCGGCTGA
- a CDS encoding MFS transporter: MRKGLILTSVCLAGGILPASLTGSSVALPGIGHALTPSLATLQWVVNAYNLTFGAFMLATGSLADRFGRRRMFTFGTALFALCSLISALAGNIYLLDAARALAGVGAAAVLTSGSAMLATVFEGPALGRAFGILGSAFGAGLALGPSTAGLLVSGFGWRGVFLSHLAVTAVAMLAIPLMPGEHQAPAGGRVDWPGTLTFTGALFLLTFALVEGPQTGWLSGGVVPAMIVGSVVLLAAFAVVERRRRDPMFDLTLFRNRSFVAVCLMPVVLAFGFVSLLVLLPSWFVTAGGYSTTRVGVTMMALTLPVLLLPAVAGHLAQRIPARVLLGLSLLLMAGGTAWLTVIHPGVSTAVLAGPLLLIGSGMGVSAGLLDAAAVSSVEPERAGMAAGMFNTMRLSGETLAIVIMSAFLVTSTGNRLSSGAGRFTTADSGSLADKLVGGDLSGALSLAPRADRDAFTSFLAGGYTGALHLTLWVLSGICLLSAAPIARLLRPRPQPTVAVAEQPAVSEKEEITV; this comes from the coding sequence ATGCGCAAGGGACTGATCCTCACCTCAGTCTGCCTGGCCGGAGGCATCCTCCCCGCCTCCCTCACCGGCTCCTCCGTAGCCCTCCCCGGCATAGGCCACGCCCTCACCCCCTCCCTCGCCACCCTCCAGTGGGTCGTCAACGCCTACAACCTCACCTTCGGCGCGTTCATGCTCGCCACCGGCTCCCTCGCCGACCGCTTCGGCCGCCGCCGCATGTTCACCTTCGGCACCGCCCTGTTCGCCCTCTGCTCCCTGATCAGCGCACTCGCCGGAAACATCTACCTGCTCGACGCCGCCCGCGCCCTGGCCGGCGTCGGCGCCGCCGCCGTCCTCACCTCCGGCAGCGCCATGCTGGCCACCGTGTTCGAAGGCCCCGCCCTCGGCCGGGCGTTCGGCATCCTCGGCTCAGCCTTCGGCGCCGGACTCGCCCTCGGCCCGTCCACAGCCGGCCTCCTCGTCAGCGGCTTCGGCTGGCGCGGCGTGTTCCTGTCCCACCTCGCCGTGACCGCCGTCGCGATGCTCGCCATCCCGCTGATGCCGGGCGAGCACCAGGCACCCGCGGGCGGCCGCGTCGACTGGCCCGGCACCCTCACCTTCACCGGCGCCCTGTTCCTGCTTACCTTCGCCCTGGTCGAGGGTCCGCAGACCGGCTGGCTGAGCGGCGGCGTCGTACCCGCGATGATCGTCGGCAGCGTCGTCCTGCTGGCCGCGTTCGCCGTCGTGGAGCGCCGGCGCCGGGACCCGATGTTCGACCTCACCCTGTTCCGCAACCGCTCCTTCGTCGCCGTCTGCCTGATGCCGGTCGTCCTCGCCTTCGGCTTCGTCAGCCTGCTGGTCCTGCTGCCGTCCTGGTTCGTCACCGCCGGCGGCTACAGCACCACCCGCGTCGGTGTGACGATGATGGCGCTCACCCTGCCGGTGCTGCTGCTCCCCGCCGTCGCCGGCCACCTGGCCCAGCGGATCCCGGCCCGGGTGCTGCTCGGCCTGAGCCTGCTGCTGATGGCGGGCGGCACCGCGTGGCTCACCGTGATCCACCCGGGCGTCTCCACCGCCGTCCTCGCGGGCCCGCTGCTGCTCATCGGCAGCGGCATGGGCGTCTCCGCCGGACTGCTCGACGCGGCCGCCGTGTCGTCGGTGGAGCCGGAGCGGGCCGGCATGGCCGCGGGCATGTTCAACACCATGCGGCTCTCCGGGGAGACCCTGGCGATCGTCATCATGAGCGCCTTCCTGGTCACCTCCACCGGCAACCGGCTCTCGTCCGGCGCCGGCCGCTTCACCACGGCGGACAGCGGCAGCCTCGCCGACAAGCTGGTCGGCGGCGACCTGTCCGGCGCGCTGTCCCTCGCCCCGCGCGCGGACCGCGACGCCTTCACCTCCTTCCTCGCCGGCGGCTACACCGGCGCCCTGCACCTGACCCTGTGGGTGCTCAGCGGCATCTGCCTGCTCAGCGCCGCCCCGATCGCCCGCCTGCTGCGCCCGCGCCCGCAGCCCACGGTCGCGGTGGCCGAGCAGCCGGCGGTGAGCGAGAAGGAGGAGATCACCGTCTGA
- a CDS encoding MFS transporter has product MSTRASTERTPRTRTGAVLAAVVFAGALLPISLTGASVALPGISDDLGSSLPAAQWVVNGYDLTFASLMLAAGSLADLFGRKRMFRGGLIIFTLTALLAAFSPNVLVLDILRAVAGVGAAGVLTAGSAILAQTFQGQARAKAFAVLGTAFGVGISFGPVLSGFEVNTLGWRGMFLSHAAVGTAVLLFLVRHIKESKAGEAGKVDWPGTLTFTASLFLFILALVQGPQWGWGNPVIIGSLIGCAVLLAAFAVVEKRQARPMFDITLFANPRFVSVSLVPVVLAFGFTAVLMFLPSYFMSVDGVSASTAGLILLFLTVPTLFLPMIAGTLTKYLSNRALMTLSLLVTAIGAAWLTVIAPHASMALLAGPLITIGVGFGISLGILDGAAVSTVEAERAGMAAGMFNTMRLAGEVVAIAAMGSLLVSFTQNEVSGGIGRFSGAYDGSASSLANTLVQGTLPSEAGKVGSGARGAFETFASGGYTSALHSALWLLAAVCAVGAVGIFALLREKKPATASAVVTSAQDAAEAPAKDKELV; this is encoded by the coding sequence ATGTCCACTCGCGCCTCCACGGAGCGCACACCCCGCACCCGTACGGGAGCCGTTCTCGCCGCCGTTGTCTTCGCCGGCGCCCTGCTCCCCATCTCCCTCACCGGCGCCTCCGTGGCGCTGCCCGGCATCAGCGACGACCTCGGCAGCTCGCTGCCCGCCGCCCAGTGGGTCGTCAACGGCTACGACCTCACCTTCGCCAGCCTGATGCTGGCGGCCGGCTCGCTCGCCGACCTCTTCGGCCGCAAGCGGATGTTCCGCGGCGGGCTCATCATCTTCACGCTGACCGCGCTGCTCGCGGCCTTCTCCCCCAACGTCCTCGTCCTCGACATCCTGCGGGCCGTCGCCGGCGTCGGCGCGGCGGGCGTGCTCACCGCGGGCTCCGCGATCCTCGCCCAGACCTTCCAGGGCCAGGCCAGGGCCAAGGCGTTCGCCGTCCTCGGCACGGCCTTCGGCGTGGGCATCTCCTTCGGCCCGGTGCTCTCCGGCTTCGAGGTCAACACCCTCGGCTGGCGCGGCATGTTCCTCAGCCACGCGGCCGTCGGCACCGCCGTACTCCTCTTCCTCGTACGTCACATCAAGGAGTCCAAGGCCGGCGAGGCCGGCAAGGTGGACTGGCCCGGCACGCTCACCTTCACCGCGAGCCTGTTCCTGTTCATCCTCGCGCTGGTGCAGGGCCCGCAGTGGGGCTGGGGCAACCCGGTCATCATCGGCTCGCTGATCGGCTGCGCCGTCCTGCTGGCCGCCTTCGCGGTGGTCGAGAAGCGCCAGGCCCGCCCGATGTTCGACATCACGCTGTTCGCCAACCCGCGCTTCGTGTCCGTCTCGCTGGTCCCGGTGGTCCTCGCCTTCGGCTTCACCGCCGTCCTGATGTTCCTGCCGTCGTACTTCATGTCGGTGGACGGCGTGTCCGCCTCCACGGCCGGTCTGATCCTGCTCTTCCTGACCGTGCCCACCCTGTTCCTGCCGATGATCGCCGGCACCCTCACCAAGTACCTGTCCAACCGCGCCCTGATGACCCTGTCCCTGCTGGTCACCGCCATCGGCGCGGCCTGGCTGACGGTCATCGCGCCGCACGCCTCCATGGCGCTGCTCGCCGGCCCGCTGATCACCATCGGCGTCGGCTTCGGCATCTCGCTGGGCATCCTGGACGGCGCGGCCGTCTCCACCGTCGAGGCCGAGCGGGCCGGCATGGCCGCGGGCATGTTCAACACCATGCGCCTGGCCGGTGAGGTCGTCGCCATCGCCGCGATGGGCTCGCTGCTGGTCTCCTTCACGCAGAACGAGGTCTCCGGCGGCATCGGCCGGTTCTCCGGCGCCTACGACGGCTCCGCGTCCTCCCTCGCCAACACCCTGGTCCAGGGCACACTGCCGAGCGAGGCCGGCAAGGTCGGCTCCGGCGCCCGCGGCGCCTTCGAGACCTTCGCCTCCGGCGGCTACACCAGCGCCCTGCACTCCGCGCTGTGGCTGCTGGCCGCGGTCTGCGCGGTGGGCGCGGTGGGCATCTTCGCCCTCCTGCGGGAGAAGAAGCCGGCCACCGCCTCCGCCGTGGTCACCTCCGCCCAGGACGCCGCCGAGGCCCCGGCGAAGGACAAGGAACTCGTCTGA